The following coding sequences are from one Gossypium raimondii isolate GPD5lz chromosome 4, ASM2569854v1, whole genome shotgun sequence window:
- the LOC105766711 gene encoding 1,4-alpha-glucan-branching enzyme 2-2, chloroplastic/amyloplastic, protein MLFCVSGLRFPRVSPVYRFGASSFNGASRSCSLSLLLKKHHFSRRIFIEKSSSYSAFSSLTVAASKKVLDPGGQGDASSPMTDQLESPSTISDDPQVIHNVDIEGMEDDKMIAVEEQESFPSVFANSDEEAHAEEPSVPLHRNASTEKSEAKPRSIPPPGEGQKIYEIDSLLLGFRNHIDYRYAQYKKIRKEIDKYEGGLEVFSRGYEKLGFTRSETGITYREWAPGAKSAALIGDFNNWNPSADTMSQNEFGVWEIFLPNTADGSPAIPHGSRVKIRMETRSGVKDSIPAWIKFSVQAPGEIPYSGIYYDPPEEEKYVFKHPHPKRPKSLRIYESHVGMSSMEPLINTYANFRDNVLPRIKRLGYNAVQIMAIQEHSYYASFGYHVTNFFAPSSRFGTPDDLKSLIDRAHELGLLVLMDIVHSHASNNVLDGLNMFDGTDAHYFHSGSKGHHWMWDSRLFNYGSWEVLRFLLSNARWWLEEYKFDGFRFDGVTSMMYTHHGLQVAFTGNYNEYFGYATDVEAVVYLMLVNDMIHGLYPEAVTIGEDVSGMPTFCLPVQDGGVGFDYRLHMAVADKWIELLKKRDEDWKMGDIVYTLVNRRWLEKCVVYAESHDQALVGDKTIAFWLMDKDMYDFMSLDRPSSPIIDRGIALHKMIRLITMGLGGEGYLNFMGNEFGHPEWIDFPRGEQHLPSGKVIPGNNFSYDKCRRRFDLGDADYLRYKGMQQFDQAMQHVEAKYGFMTSEHQYISRKDEGERVIVFERGNLVFVFNFHWHESYGGYRVGCSKPGKYKIVLDSDDLLFGGFNRLNHDVEFFSTEGWYDNRPRSLLVYAPNRTAVVYALVEDEPKATGNLQLTENVKNC, encoded by the exons ATGCTTTTTTGTGTATCTGGTTTACGGTTTCCTCGTGTGTCTCCAGTCTACAGGTTCGGTGCGTCAAGCTTCAATGGCGCTTCTAGGAGTTGCAGTTTGTCGCTTTTGTTGAAGAAGCATCACTTTTCTC GGAGGATCTTTATAGAAAAGTCTTCTTCTTATTCAGCCTTCTCATCCTTAACCGTTGCTGCATCCAAGAAAGTGCTTGATCCCGGTGGTCAGGGTGATGCTTCTTCACCCATGACAGATCAACTGGAAAGTCCTAGCACTATTTCAGATGATCCTCAG GTAATTCATAATGTAGATATTGAAGGAATGgaagatgataaaatgattGCAGTTGAAGAACAAGAATCTTTTCCGTCTGTGTTTGCAAATAGTGATGAAGAAGCTCATGCTGAGGAGCCATCTGTCCCTTTACACAGGAACGCAAGTACAGAGAAAAGTGAAGCAAAACCAAGGTCCATTCCCCCTCCTGGTGAAGGgcagaaaatatatgaaatagaTTCACTATTGTTGGGTTTCCGTAACCATATCGATTACCG GTATgcacaatataaaaaaatacgcAAGGAAATTGACAAGTATGAAGGTGGCTTGGAAGTGTTTTCTCGTGGGTATGAGAAGCTTGGTTTCACGCGCAG TGAGACAGGGATAACTTACAGGGAGTGGGCCCCAGGAGCTAAG TCAGCAGCACTGATTGGAGATTTTAACAATTGGAACCCTAGTGCAGACACAATGAGCCAG AATGAGTTTGGTGTCTGGGAGATCTTTTTGCCTAATACTGCTGATGGTTCACCAGCAATTCCCCATGGTTCTCGAGTGAAG ATCCGCATGGAAACTCGATCCGGGGTTAAGGATTCTATTCCTGCTTGGATCAAGTTCTCTGTTCAAGCACCTGGTGAAATCCCATACAGTGGAATATACTATGATCCACCAGAAGAG GAAAAGTACGTATTCAAACACCCCCATCCAAAAAGACCAAAATCACTTAGAATTTATGAATCACATGTTGGAATGAGTAGCATG GAGCCATTAATTAACACCTATGCCAACTTTAGAGATAATGTGCTTCCCCGCATTAAAAGACTTGGATATAATGCAGTTCAGATCATGGCTATTCAAGAGCACTCATATTACGCAAGCTTTGG GTATCATGTGACAAATTTCTTTGCACCAAGCAGCCGCTTTGGAACTCCGGATGATCTTAAGTCTTTGATAGACAGGGCTCATGAGTTGGGTCTACTTGTTCTTATGGATATTGTGCACAG CCATGCATCTAATAATGTTTTGGATGGGTTGAACATGTTTGATGGAACTGATGCTCATTACTTCCATTCGGGGTCAAAGGGTCATCACTGGATGTGGGATTCTCGCCTTTTTAATTATGGAAGCTGGGAA GTACTAAGGTTTCTACTTTCAAATGCAAGATGGTGGCTGGAAGAATACAAGTTTGATGGGTTCAGATTTGATGGCGTGACTTCAATGATGTACACCCATCATGGGTTGCAG GTAGCATTTACTGGAAATTACAATGAGTACTTTGGATATGCAACTGATGTAGAAGCTGTTGTTTATCTGATGCTGGTTAATGACATGATTCATGGACTCTATCCTGAGGCTGTCACCATTGGTGAAGAT GTGAGTGGAATGCCTACATTTTGCCTTCCTGTGCAAGATGGTGGTGTGGGATTTGATTACCGATTGCACATGGCTGTTGCTGATAAATGGATTGAGCTTCTCAA GAAGAGGGATGAAGACTGGAAAATGGGTGACATTGTTTACACACTCGTCAACAGGAGGTGGTTGGAAAAGTGTGTTGTTTATGCTGAAAGTCATGACCAAGCTCTAGTTGGTGATAAAACAATAGCATTCTGGTTGATGGATAAG gatatgtatgattttatgtCTCTGGATAGACCAAGTTCTCCAATTATAGATCGTGGAATAGCATTACATAAAATGATTAGGCTTATTACCATGGGACTAGGTGGAGAAGGATATTTGAATTTCATGGGAAATGAATTTGGACATCCTG AGTGGATTGATTTTCCAAGGGGAGAGCAACATCTTCCTAGTGGCAAAGTAATTCCTGGGAATAATTTCAGTTATGATAAATGTCGGCGTAGATTCGATCTT GGGGATGCAGATTATCTGAGGTATAAGGGGATGCAACAATTTGATCAGGCAATGCAGCATGTTGAAGCTAAGTATGGC TTCATGACTTCTGAGCACCAATATATATCACGAAAGGATGAAGGTGAAAGAGTAATTGTATTTGAAAGAGGCAACCTGGTTTTTGTGTTCAACTTTCACTGGCATGAAAGTTATGGCGGTTACCGGGTCGGTTGCTCAAAGCCAGGAAAGTACAAG ATTGTATTGGATTCAGATGATCTATTATTTGGAGGGTTCAACAGGCTTAACCATGACGTTGAGTTTTTCAGCACT GAAGGATGGTATGATAACCGCCCTCGTTCCTTATTGGTGTATGCACCAAATAGAACAGCGGTGGTTTATGCGCTAGTTGAAGATGAACCAAAAGCAACTGGCAATTTACAACTTACTGAAAACGTTAAAAACTGTTGA